From Anabaena sphaerica FACHB-251, one genomic window encodes:
- a CDS encoding FecR family protein, producing the protein MKTWWTYHLIFVLVGLVSTLHASAADPLKVKVNRYLEVRRSIGQVIYSRGQTVKPVTSGMRLQSVGDTIITKQGSSAVLAMDIGTGFINISENTTVTVHKLDKGSRGERITELQVKSGQVRLQIRRLTHDTSRVEIRTPAGVAGVRGTDFGVSVQDDGKTGVGTKEGAVATSAQGQTVLVNAGFQNLTIPGEPPSPAVPLREDTRLNISQLLANGSQVKIVGTVDPVNLLMIAQQPLNIDPSGRFDITVPLPQNRKVEAVVITPLGKQQLYQLAVP; encoded by the coding sequence ATGAAAACTTGGTGGACTTATCATTTAATTTTCGTCCTAGTCGGACTAGTTAGTACCCTTCATGCTTCTGCCGCAGATCCATTAAAGGTTAAAGTCAATCGCTACTTAGAAGTACGTCGTTCCATCGGACAGGTTATATATTCTCGTGGCCAGACAGTTAAACCAGTTACCAGCGGAATGCGACTACAATCAGTTGGGGATACAATCATTACTAAGCAAGGTTCCAGCGCCGTTCTAGCAATGGATATAGGTACTGGCTTTATTAATATTTCTGAAAATACAACGGTAACGGTGCATAAACTTGATAAAGGATCAAGAGGTGAAAGAATCACAGAACTTCAGGTAAAGTCTGGCCAAGTCCGTCTGCAAATTCGCAGATTAACTCATGATACATCTCGTGTAGAAATTCGCACTCCTGCTGGAGTGGCTGGGGTGCGGGGAACTGATTTTGGTGTGAGTGTACAGGATGATGGCAAAACGGGGGTTGGTACTAAAGAGGGTGCAGTAGCGACTTCTGCTCAAGGACAGACAGTGTTGGTAAATGCTGGTTTCCAAAATCTGACTATTCCCGGAGAACCACCTTCCCCAGCAGTACCTCTACGGGAAGATACTCGTTTAAATATTAGTCAACTTCTAGCTAATGGCAGCCAGGTGAAAATTGTTGGTACTGTTGATCCAGTTAACCTGCTAATGATAGCTCAACAGCCTCTGAATATCGATCCTAGTGGCAGATTTGATATTACTGTTCCTTTACCCCAAAACCGCAAAGTAGAAGCTGTGGTGATCACTCCTTTGGGTAAACAGCAATTGTATCAATTAGCAGTTCCTTAA